Proteins from a single region of Streptomyces sp. HUAS 15-9:
- a CDS encoding RNA-guided endonuclease InsQ/TnpB family protein: MQLRYSFRLYPNGFQRSALARAFGCARVVYNDALRARETARAAGEAFPKTGELSKLLITEAKLTEERAWLGEVSAVVLQQSLRDLDTAYRNFFDGLKGKRPRMGAPRFKSRKDNRQAVRFTANARWKITTGGDLSLPKIGDVRVKWSRNLPSVPSTVTVIKDAAGRYFASFVVETGPETLPDVAAAVGIDLGLGHFAVLSDGTKIDAPRFLRRAEKKLKREQRRLSRKAKGSKNRDKARIKVARAHAQVADARREFHHQLSTRIIRDNQAIAVEDLAVKGLARTRLAKSVHDAGWSAFVTMLEYKAAKFGRSFLRIGRFEPTSQVCSQCGVKDGPKPLHIRVWECGACGAVLDRDINAAVNVAKAAGLAVSACGAQVRRVLVPAQRGEADIRCGRTVKRHPLVECLMGRRRPPFRCSGRGG, translated from the coding sequence ATGCAGCTGAGGTACAGCTTCCGCCTGTATCCGAATGGTTTTCAGCGCTCAGCGTTGGCCAGGGCGTTCGGGTGTGCGCGGGTGGTCTACAACGATGCGCTTCGCGCCCGTGAGACCGCCCGCGCCGCGGGCGAGGCGTTCCCGAAGACCGGGGAGCTGTCCAAACTGCTGATCACCGAGGCCAAGCTCACCGAAGAGCGCGCATGGCTCGGCGAGGTGTCCGCCGTCGTCCTCCAGCAGTCCCTCCGGGACCTGGACACCGCATACCGGAACTTCTTCGACGGCCTCAAGGGCAAGCGCCCGCGCATGGGAGCGCCCCGGTTCAAATCCCGCAAGGACAACCGGCAGGCCGTACGGTTCACCGCGAACGCCCGATGGAAGATCACGACCGGCGGGGACCTGTCCCTGCCGAAGATCGGCGACGTGCGGGTCAAGTGGTCCCGCAATCTCCCCTCCGTGCCGTCCACGGTAACCGTGATCAAAGACGCTGCCGGGAGATACTTCGCGTCCTTCGTCGTGGAGACCGGCCCCGAGACGCTGCCCGACGTGGCAGCCGCCGTCGGCATCGACCTGGGCCTCGGGCACTTCGCGGTCCTCTCCGACGGCACGAAGATCGACGCCCCGCGCTTCCTGCGCCGGGCCGAGAAGAAACTCAAGAGGGAACAGCGCCGCCTGTCCCGCAAGGCCAAGGGATCGAAGAACAGGGACAAGGCCCGCATCAAGGTCGCCCGCGCTCACGCGCAGGTGGCCGACGCACGGCGCGAGTTCCACCACCAGCTCTCAACGAGGATCATTCGCGACAACCAAGCGATTGCCGTTGAGGACCTGGCGGTGAAGGGGCTCGCTCGTACGCGCCTGGCCAAGTCCGTCCACGACGCGGGATGGTCCGCGTTCGTGACGATGCTGGAGTACAAGGCCGCGAAGTTCGGCCGCAGCTTCCTCCGCATCGGACGGTTCGAGCCGACCTCCCAGGTCTGCTCGCAGTGTGGCGTCAAGGACGGCCCCAAACCCCTGCACATTCGCGTGTGGGAATGCGGGGCTTGCGGGGCCGTCCTCGACCGGGACATCAACGCGGCGGTCAACGTCGCCAAGGCCGCCGGACTGGCGGTGTCAGCCTGTGGAGCGCAGGTAAGACGGGTACTCGTACCGGCCCAGCGCGGTGAAGCAGACATCCGATGCGGAAGAACTGTCAAGCGGCATCCGCTAGTTGAGTGTCTGATGGGGCGGCGAAGGCCACCGTTTCGCTGTAGTGGACGCGGTGGGTGA